In Microscilla marina ATCC 23134, the following proteins share a genomic window:
- a CDS encoding 7TM diverse intracellular signaling domain-containing protein: protein MRFCLVIFFGSLWGTLSAQTGLSVLSLHSPHQVTSLTPYIYFLKDDSQQLTLQEVVTNKFQSRFAPKTSKSPNYGRNGVVWLRFTLKGAKGKYLLELPQNALLGMVFFHPLPNGNYKKNKRSSFKEQKIKVPRALFEINLPDNAPHTFYIRCQSRQTLTIPLLVGSTYAFLSKNHKKNNFEGAFFGVMFIMFFYNLFIYLKVRDKSHLYYILYVTSFTIHISIRTGYAEEFLWPNHPEFNHYSFITNTLTMSFALLFARHFLKIKKYAPLMDKVISGGVYFLLLTLTIGFFNPSAALNLVLATTVVVTILLPVLGLVILPKYPLAKYYLLGWGGLLGSVLIGVLNSLEVIFLSIAPLQLIQIGVINEALMFSFALIERINHDRREKEEAQEAATQTMKIHNIVLEEEVKQRTKEIDFKNQQITQSITAAENIQQAMLPQEEDLAACFEHFFLLYKPKAIVSGDFYWVNKVNEEIILVVADCTGHGVQGAFMTLIGKTLLDKIILLEKITNPAKILERLHQDIVKSLKQEDTGNDQGMDAIVIATDTATPLQQFVFASAKVPLYYAKPRTGEVTILKGTSRYIGGKQRKQTPFVNQHIHLEKGDMMYMGSDGYKDQNNDHRQSLGTSNFLTLLSSVVHLPLKTQKQYLDDYLHTYMKDTTQRDDILIMGFKV, encoded by the coding sequence ATGCGTTTTTGTTTGGTTATATTTTTTGGCTCTCTATGGGGCACATTATCAGCTCAGACTGGTTTATCGGTTTTATCGCTGCACTCCCCCCACCAGGTAACCAGTCTTACCCCCTATATTTATTTTTTGAAAGATGACAGCCAGCAGCTCACATTGCAAGAGGTAGTCACCAATAAGTTTCAGTCCAGGTTTGCCCCTAAAACAAGCAAATCACCTAATTATGGGAGAAACGGAGTAGTATGGCTGCGATTTACATTAAAGGGTGCTAAAGGCAAATACTTGCTTGAACTACCTCAAAATGCACTATTAGGTATGGTGTTTTTTCACCCTCTGCCCAACGGCAACTACAAGAAAAACAAAAGAAGTAGCTTTAAAGAGCAAAAGATTAAGGTACCACGCGCATTATTTGAGATAAACCTGCCAGACAATGCCCCACACACTTTTTATATACGCTGCCAGTCTCGGCAAACCCTTACGATTCCTTTGCTTGTGGGAAGCACCTATGCTTTTCTCAGCAAAAACCACAAAAAAAACAACTTCGAGGGTGCTTTTTTTGGGGTGATGTTCATCATGTTTTTTTATAACTTGTTTATATATCTCAAGGTAAGAGACAAATCACACTTGTATTATATACTATATGTAACGAGCTTTACTATACATATATCAATACGTACAGGTTATGCTGAGGAGTTTCTGTGGCCAAATCACCCTGAATTTAACCACTATAGTTTTATCACTAACACCTTGACCATGAGCTTCGCATTACTTTTTGCCAGACATTTTCTAAAAATAAAGAAATATGCTCCCTTGATGGACAAAGTTATTTCCGGGGGGGTATATTTCTTGCTGCTTACGCTCACCATAGGTTTTTTTAATCCATCGGCTGCACTCAACCTTGTTTTGGCCACCACAGTTGTTGTGACCATATTATTACCTGTGCTAGGGCTTGTTATTTTGCCTAAGTACCCATTAGCTAAATATTATTTGCTAGGTTGGGGAGGCTTGTTAGGCAGTGTATTGATAGGAGTGTTAAACTCTCTTGAGGTTATTTTTTTAAGCATTGCCCCCCTCCAACTTATTCAAATAGGAGTTATAAACGAAGCACTTATGTTTTCGTTCGCGTTGATAGAACGTATCAACCATGATCGCCGTGAAAAAGAAGAAGCACAAGAGGCGGCAACACAAACAATGAAAATACACAATATAGTATTGGAAGAAGAGGTAAAACAACGCACCAAAGAAATAGACTTTAAAAATCAACAAATTACCCAAAGTATCACCGCCGCTGAAAATATTCAACAAGCCATGTTGCCACAAGAAGAAGATTTAGCCGCTTGCTTTGAACACTTTTTTCTATTATACAAGCCCAAAGCCATTGTCTCAGGAGACTTTTACTGGGTGAACAAAGTCAATGAAGAAATCATATTGGTAGTGGCCGACTGTACGGGGCATGGGGTACAAGGGGCGTTTATGACCTTGATAGGTAAAACCCTGCTTGATAAAATTATTCTGCTTGAGAAAATAACCAACCCTGCCAAAATACTTGAGAGACTGCACCAAGACATAGTAAAATCGCTCAAACAAGAAGACACAGGAAATGATCAGGGTATGGATGCCATTGTTATTGCCACCGATACGGCAACCCCTCTCCAACAATTTGTTTTTGCAAGCGCTAAGGTACCCTTATACTATGCCAAACCACGTACTGGTGAAGTAACAATACTCAAAGGAACATCGAGGTATATTGGGGGTAAACAACGCAAACAAACGCCGTTTGTAAACCAACACATACACCTGGAAAAAGGTGATATGATGTACATGGGAAGTGATGGCTATAAAGATCAAAATAATGACCACCGACAAAGCCTGGGAACGAGTAATTTTTTGACTTTATTAAGCTCAGTAGTACACTTGCCATTAAAAACCCAAAAACAATACCTGGATGACTACCTTCATACCTACATGAAGGATACTACCCAGCGAGACGATATTTTAATTATGGGCTTTAAAGTATAA
- a CDS encoding eCIS core domain-containing protein, whose amino-acid sequence MTMQQPGHKSANESDNGHITQLKTKKTLGKPQSIKTSSPYQPIPSRTGQQPPIQSKQSKLGGPIPSKQGKLGPIKAKQRPIQRAEKGTTQSSSTETQLKQNVSQLMGVDVTDTQVHYNSDKPTQLKAEAYAQGNEVHLAPGKERHLGHELAHIGQQKQGRVKPTLQMKGGTSINDDPQLEQEADKIGDKALQMKLPQGGTLPLPQKSTPSGNKAPVQRVIITNKQTLDKEYYDQHKQELNPHIGLLMENKKRFFMIDFQTVMSLNDNKDDKTVEVLEDNIYIIGENHIKSSFDKKANPWTGIKEFTKASEGHDKHKNSQYELSPNEKAAIENSIVQAISDIMGVPRTLLDILQLTPYLTNDKLGWNPEILDNIEEYKKRPGNQEIDKMIQHSITLLDSAKESLPKLTLFCKNNQINGFSEISDKLKNLLATPKNVKNEELIQVQELLQQLMPYFTNILQKDQPEVYQKVLKKEVFEKLEPAQQIEKITAMREYHMQNNINSLSSPALVQVGQNHARSFKKKKTLAHHTLIFLDVNEYEKHVRGSTVLKRLRIYKLPETNKKQQNNQVTKNNGNNSNNNDTPKKRQSISNMGSLFG is encoded by the coding sequence ATGACAATGCAACAACCTGGACACAAGTCTGCCAATGAATCGGACAATGGGCATATCACCCAGCTCAAAACCAAAAAAACTTTGGGGAAACCCCAATCAATTAAAACTTCGTCGCCTTACCAACCTATACCTTCGCGCACAGGGCAACAACCCCCGATTCAGAGCAAACAAAGCAAACTAGGGGGCCCCATCCCAAGCAAGCAGGGCAAGCTGGGCCCCATCAAAGCCAAGCAGCGCCCCATTCAAAGGGCTGAGAAAGGTACTACCCAGAGTAGCTCTACCGAAACCCAGCTCAAACAGAACGTAAGCCAGCTGATGGGGGTAGATGTCACCGATACTCAAGTGCACTACAACTCTGATAAACCCACCCAACTCAAGGCCGAAGCTTATGCCCAAGGCAACGAGGTACACCTGGCACCCGGCAAAGAACGCCACCTGGGGCACGAGCTCGCCCATATTGGACAACAAAAACAAGGGCGGGTAAAGCCAACCCTGCAAATGAAGGGGGGCACCTCGATCAATGATGACCCTCAGCTAGAGCAAGAGGCAGATAAGATAGGAGATAAAGCCCTACAGATGAAGCTCCCTCAGGGGGGAACTTTGCCCCTGCCACAAAAAAGCACCCCAAGCGGAAATAAGGCTCCAGTACAAAGGGTGATTATAACAAATAAACAAACGCTTGACAAAGAATATTACGATCAACACAAGCAGGAGTTGAACCCACATATAGGGCTATTAATGGAGAACAAAAAACGTTTTTTTATGATCGACTTCCAAACGGTTATGTCCCTCAATGACAACAAAGACGACAAAACAGTGGAGGTATTAGAAGACAATATATATATTATTGGAGAAAACCACATAAAATCTAGCTTTGATAAAAAGGCCAACCCCTGGACTGGTATAAAAGAGTTTACCAAAGCCAGTGAAGGTCATGATAAACACAAGAATTCACAATATGAGCTTTCTCCCAACGAGAAGGCGGCTATCGAAAACAGTATTGTCCAGGCTATTTCTGACATAATGGGGGTACCCCGAACTTTACTTGACATACTTCAACTTACACCTTATTTGACCAACGATAAACTTGGTTGGAACCCAGAGATATTAGATAATATAGAAGAATATAAGAAACGTCCAGGAAATCAGGAAATTGATAAGATGATTCAACACTCTATAACCCTTTTAGACAGTGCAAAGGAATCACTGCCTAAACTGACACTTTTCTGTAAGAATAACCAGATTAACGGGTTCTCTGAGATAAGTGATAAATTGAAAAACTTATTGGCAACACCAAAAAATGTAAAGAATGAAGAGTTGATACAAGTACAGGAATTGCTGCAACAACTTATGCCTTATTTCACAAATATTTTGCAGAAGGATCAACCAGAGGTCTACCAAAAGGTACTCAAGAAGGAAGTGTTCGAAAAACTGGAACCAGCGCAACAAATAGAAAAAATAACGGCTATGAGGGAATATCACATGCAAAATAATATTAACTCCTTATCCTCGCCAGCATTGGTACAGGTAGGGCAAAATCATGCCAGGAGTTTTAAGAAAAAAAAGACTCTCGCCCATCATACCTTGATTTTTTTGGATGTAAATGAGTATGAGAAACATGTGCGAGGCTCCACGGTACTAAAAAGACTTAGGATATACAAACTACCTGAAACAAACAAAAAACAGCAAAATAACCAAGTGACTAAAAATAATGGTAATAATAGCAATAATAATGATACTCCCAAAAAAAGACAAAGCATTAGTAATATGGGAAGTCTTTTTGGCTAA
- a CDS encoding leucine-rich repeat domain-containing protein, producing MKQPIYPKNIAYSLSNSSTHNESATLKQLRHRGASVELPEKPNPTSKVSHLQRNKPSLTPIITVQMCSSKLKKLPLAVTQCVHAKALILAFNELEALPTEIGNMHNLEYLYLNFNRLKGLPNAIKYASKLKALTLVGNGLQQIPSQAFELHQLCWLDMSFNKISHLPENIGALTKLKTLTLSHNYIRTIPKSIASLAQLKYLSLQGNFLTGKEKEKVNNLLPNTQIKF from the coding sequence ATGAAACAGCCAATATACCCTAAAAACATTGCATACTCACTTAGCAATAGTTCTACTCACAATGAGTCAGCAACTTTGAAGCAACTCAGACATAGAGGTGCTTCTGTTGAGTTACCAGAAAAGCCCAACCCAACCTCTAAAGTCAGTCATTTACAACGTAATAAACCATCACTTACCCCTATTATTACTGTGCAAATGTGTTCTTCAAAGCTTAAAAAATTGCCTTTAGCTGTGACTCAGTGTGTTCATGCCAAGGCTTTGATTTTGGCTTTTAATGAACTGGAAGCATTGCCCACCGAAATAGGGAATATGCACAACCTGGAATATTTATACCTCAATTTTAATCGATTAAAAGGACTGCCTAATGCTATAAAATACGCTTCAAAGCTTAAGGCACTTACATTGGTAGGTAATGGACTTCAACAAATCCCCTCTCAAGCATTTGAGTTACATCAACTATGCTGGCTGGACATGAGCTTTAATAAAATTAGTCATTTGCCGGAAAACATAGGTGCCCTCACCAAGCTGAAAACACTCACATTAAGCCATAACTATATTCGAACAATACCCAAAAGTATTGCATCGCTTGCTCAGTTGAAATATTTATCGCTGCAAGGTAATTTTTTGACTGGCAAAGAAAAAGAGAAGGTAAACAATCTGCTACCAAATACCCAGATCAAATTTTAG
- a CDS encoding SpoIIE family protein phosphatase yields the protein MNPITAILFFLLLSFSPAIVAQKIKSKGIPYIRNYTVGEYQAYTQNWAVTQDNQGVMYFGNNSGILEFDGVHWRLIQFINGGRVKDFAKDSQGTIYVCGRDIGYLQKDTLGQTRFVSLQDQIPPSCKKQAFWQVHVTTQGVIFQGRNYLCIWKNNQMKVIKPPKNQFSSSFYLQQQYYIQVVGIGLFMLQQGQLVLMPGGNLFDKTRLRVMFMLGNRLIGMAGGKTFYYTPKKLFEVYHWGTYLDTFIQKSELYSYTRLNSRHLVLGTRNKGLVVIDTSGRIIQHLHQGNGLQNNRVFAMASDNQGNLWAALNIGLSQVHPYSSISYFGKSHHIHSKVHNVTLHQNKLYLATSKGLLQTQWKTSRHLNQKFSKASKGLKNFQMWDILSSNQELINTYNHGILGITPDQERKLGPFNYNTWRLLSYQNLVLAGTNQGVALFKKTSQGLKYSHFIKGFSEKVRYMTYAPSSNTLWIGRLYQDGVYRLQLNDSLDSIVSCTLYTTAHGLPSSKHNKVLQLSQTQVLIGTSDGFYVFNKATNRFEPKKNWNKLLGKNKRVLWAEQDSLGNVYCQITEHDQVAQSFIQIVLLQKQPDGSYTLHHKPFTALRGRLRNYNDDIHILNNQEVMFTIEGGIAHYDPTIPQPVHQKFQTKLHKVELIGQQDSLILAGGNTIEQPAVLSYNTNNIRFSFAALFYAYAEQNEYQYQLRGFDKGWSAWSKTTQKEYTNLPEGNYEFRVRSKNIHGDVGQETLFCFEVLSPWYRTGNAYAGYGLLLMLLFMASVKSYSWRVIRQRNRLEHKVQLRTAKIAQQKSFIEIKNKELIQQQDEIVAQRDLIELQNEVLKSSHLKISQSLRAARKIQQAVLPFAERIHPLFTDYFTLYRPKDVVSGDFYWIEPIDDAIFIAVADCTGHGIPGAFMSMMGCALLDQIIRINGIHNPAQALDTLHSEVYRVLQQEKSKDRSGMDIALCKLEKQPEEQTKVTFAGGKRPLYYTNSNCGKIRELRGTPKSIGGWQRQNISYANQTLYLPAQSALYMCSDGYTDQNNPQRQKLGQECLQYLLERICKYQMLKQKYALEQLLDEHRQGEEQRDDILVVGIRL from the coding sequence ATGAACCCAATAACCGCTATTCTATTTTTTTTATTGTTAAGTTTTTCTCCAGCAATTGTAGCACAAAAAATTAAAAGCAAAGGAATACCTTATATTAGAAATTATACGGTGGGCGAATACCAGGCATATACCCAAAACTGGGCGGTTACGCAAGATAACCAAGGAGTGATGTATTTTGGCAATAATAGTGGTATCCTTGAGTTTGATGGGGTACACTGGCGCTTGATACAGTTTATCAATGGAGGCAGGGTCAAGGATTTTGCCAAAGATAGCCAAGGTACCATCTATGTATGTGGCAGAGATATAGGCTACCTGCAGAAAGATACTTTGGGACAAACTCGTTTTGTTTCCCTACAAGATCAAATCCCCCCATCCTGCAAAAAACAAGCGTTTTGGCAAGTACACGTTACTACCCAAGGCGTTATTTTTCAAGGGCGTAACTATTTGTGTATCTGGAAGAATAACCAAATGAAAGTGATAAAACCACCCAAAAATCAGTTTTCATCCAGTTTTTATCTACAACAGCAATACTATATACAAGTAGTGGGCATCGGGCTTTTTATGCTGCAACAAGGCCAACTTGTACTGATGCCAGGAGGCAACTTGTTCGACAAAACCAGGTTACGGGTGATGTTTATGTTGGGCAATCGCTTGATTGGCATGGCAGGCGGAAAAACTTTTTATTATACTCCTAAAAAATTATTTGAAGTATACCATTGGGGTACTTATCTGGATACATTTATCCAAAAAAGTGAACTGTATTCTTATACCAGGCTCAATTCAAGACACTTGGTATTGGGTACACGAAATAAGGGGTTGGTTGTGATCGATACAAGTGGGCGTATTATTCAGCACCTGCACCAGGGCAACGGGCTACAAAACAACCGGGTATTTGCCATGGCTTCTGATAACCAGGGAAACCTTTGGGCTGCGCTGAATATAGGTCTTAGTCAAGTCCACCCTTACTCTTCTATCTCTTATTTTGGAAAAAGCCACCACATTCACAGTAAAGTGCACAATGTAACACTGCATCAAAACAAACTTTACCTGGCGACTTCTAAAGGGCTGTTACAAACCCAATGGAAAACCTCCAGGCATCTCAATCAAAAGTTTAGCAAAGCGAGTAAAGGCTTGAAAAACTTTCAGATGTGGGATATCCTGTCTAGCAACCAGGAATTGATCAATACATACAACCATGGGATACTAGGTATTACTCCTGACCAGGAACGCAAATTAGGTCCATTTAACTATAATACCTGGCGGTTACTCTCTTACCAAAACCTGGTGCTGGCAGGTACCAATCAAGGAGTGGCATTGTTCAAAAAAACGTCACAAGGCTTAAAGTACTCCCACTTTATCAAGGGGTTTAGCGAAAAAGTAAGGTATATGACGTATGCTCCCTCATCGAACACCTTGTGGATAGGGCGTTTATACCAAGACGGGGTGTATCGCCTTCAGCTCAATGATTCTTTAGACAGCATTGTAAGTTGTACACTATACACAACCGCACATGGGTTGCCCTCAAGCAAGCACAACAAGGTTTTACAACTCAGTCAAACGCAGGTATTGATTGGAACCAGTGATGGTTTTTATGTTTTTAATAAAGCCACAAACAGATTTGAACCTAAAAAAAACTGGAACAAGCTTTTGGGAAAAAATAAACGGGTACTATGGGCAGAACAAGACTCGCTGGGCAATGTGTATTGCCAGATAACTGAGCATGACCAGGTTGCCCAATCTTTTATACAAATTGTGTTGTTGCAAAAACAACCTGATGGTTCTTACACATTGCATCATAAACCATTTACCGCACTGAGGGGAAGGCTAAGGAATTACAACGACGATATACATATTTTAAACAACCAGGAGGTGATGTTTACTATTGAGGGGGGCATTGCGCATTATGACCCTACCATACCTCAACCAGTCCATCAAAAGTTTCAGACCAAACTCCACAAAGTAGAACTCATAGGGCAACAAGATTCGCTTATTTTGGCTGGGGGCAATACCATAGAGCAACCAGCTGTGCTTTCGTACAATACCAACAACATTCGCTTTAGTTTTGCTGCCTTATTTTATGCTTATGCTGAGCAAAACGAATACCAGTACCAGCTCAGGGGTTTCGACAAGGGGTGGTCTGCCTGGAGCAAAACCACCCAGAAAGAATACACCAACTTGCCCGAAGGAAACTATGAATTTAGGGTGAGAAGTAAAAATATTCATGGAGATGTAGGGCAAGAAACCTTGTTTTGCTTCGAGGTATTGTCCCCTTGGTATCGCACTGGCAATGCCTATGCTGGCTATGGTTTATTGCTAATGTTGCTGTTCATGGCAAGCGTCAAAAGTTATAGCTGGCGGGTAATCAGACAACGTAATCGATTGGAACACAAAGTACAACTAAGAACTGCTAAAATAGCACAGCAAAAAAGCTTTATCGAAATTAAAAACAAAGAACTGATACAGCAACAAGATGAAATAGTTGCCCAAAGAGATTTGATCGAATTACAAAATGAGGTACTTAAATCAAGTCACCTTAAAATATCTCAAAGCTTAAGGGCAGCCCGTAAAATACAGCAGGCTGTGCTGCCATTTGCCGAACGCATTCACCCTTTGTTTACCGATTATTTTACCCTTTATCGCCCCAAAGATGTAGTAAGTGGAGATTTTTACTGGATTGAGCCAATAGATGATGCCATATTTATAGCAGTAGCAGACTGTACGGGTCATGGCATACCAGGTGCTTTTATGAGTATGATGGGCTGTGCATTGCTCGATCAAATCATTAGGATCAATGGCATACACAATCCGGCACAGGCACTGGATACGCTGCATAGTGAGGTCTACCGGGTATTACAACAAGAAAAAAGCAAGGATAGAAGCGGCATGGACATCGCTTTATGCAAACTGGAAAAACAACCTGAAGAACAAACCAAGGTCACTTTTGCGGGAGGAAAACGCCCACTTTATTACACCAATAGTAATTGTGGGAAAATAAGAGAGTTGCGGGGAACACCTAAGTCTATTGGGGGGTGGCAGCGTCAAAACATATCTTATGCCAACCAAACTTTGTACTTGCCAGCCCAAAGCGCGCTGTATATGTGCAGCGATGGCTACACTGATCAAAACAATCCCCAAAGGCAAAAGCTTGGTCAAGAGTGTTTGCAATACTTATTAGAGCGCATTTGTAAGTACCAAATGCTCAAGCAAAAGTATGCGTTGGAACAACTGCTGGATGAGCACCGGCAAGGCGAAGAGCAACGAGATGATATTTTGGTGGTAGGCATTCGTTTGTAA
- a CDS encoding eCIS core domain-containing protein — MTMQQSGHKSANESDNGNPTQLKTQKTLGKPQSIKTSSPYQPIPSRTGQQPPIQSKQSKLGGPIPSKQGKLGPIKAKQRPIQRAEKGKPSSQGSSTETQLKHNVSQLMGVDVTDTQVHYNSDKPTQLKAEAFAQGNEVHLAPGKERHLGHELAHIGQQKQGRVKPTLQMKGGTSINDDPQLEQEADKIGDKALQMKPQQGETLPLPQTRTPSGNNAPVQRVVKTKDGKKHGTEVINKYLLDSHTIELLLDRRTFVCNTSLQQLNDEPTNNHILLLRPDYYYLIGETHTESPQSKITQHFKNTVPLLYEHHAPHHSDPKFDKSNQGQPPLENTIARASFVPHTFDKIVDHAMILLTLPSEGHKPIDKYIKGLFTSESFLKNLNILKDYLLKYPTATSPEMNTNVQSTAIDSTQSQYLNALQEAIALTQTITKVLSLSDEKKRIRQGEILGSTKVDKKLKYKILQQLSTYVMQKNNPGYAKKALQKKDKLQQANHYRELYMLENIQRFGAKPSIALMGSIHAQNIEKHLGGFEQALAKGYMVNHYFENFEEMVALPQVFKDMDLKFKGQHLTLKRQEVQSGFDFSTDITDKDIPRDEVYYKQYIKHLEKESGFDFSTDITSRDL, encoded by the coding sequence ATGACAATGCAACAATCTGGACACAAGTCTGCCAATGAATCGGACAATGGCAACCCCACCCAACTCAAGACCCAAAAAACTTTGGGGAAGCCCCAATCAATTAAAACTTCGTCGCCTTACCAACCTATACCTTCGCGCACAGGGCAACAACCCCCGATTCAGAGCAAACAAAGCAAACTAGGGGGCCCCATCCCAAGCAAGCAGGGCAAGCTGGGCCCCATCAAAGCCAAGCAACGCCCCATTCAAAGGGCTGAGAAGGGTAAACCCTCTAGCCAGGGTAGCTCTACCGAAACCCAGCTCAAACACAACGTAAGCCAGCTCATGGGGGTAGACGTGACCGATACCCAGGTGCACTACAACTCTGACAAACCCACCCAACTCAAAGCCGAAGCATTCGCCCAAGGCAACGAGGTACACCTGGCACCTGGCAAAGAACGTCACCTGGGGCACGAGCTCGCCCACATTGGGCAGCAAAAGCAAGGGCGGGTAAAGCCTACCCTGCAGATGAAGGGAGGCACCTCGATCAACGACGACCCTCAACTGGAGCAGGAAGCAGATAAGATTGGAGACAAGGCTCTACAGATGAAGCCCCAACAAGGGGAGACTTTGCCCCTGCCACAAACACGTACCCCAAGCGGAAATAACGCTCCAGTGCAAAGGGTGGTCAAAACCAAGGATGGAAAGAAACATGGCACAGAGGTAATAAATAAATACTTGTTAGACAGTCATACAATAGAGCTACTTTTGGATAGGCGTACATTTGTGTGCAATACAAGCTTACAACAACTCAACGATGAACCAACAAACAACCATATTCTATTATTACGTCCCGACTATTATTACCTGATTGGAGAAACACATACAGAATCGCCCCAATCAAAAATTACTCAACACTTCAAAAATACAGTTCCTTTGCTCTACGAGCACCACGCTCCCCATCACAGCGACCCTAAGTTTGACAAGAGTAACCAGGGGCAACCCCCACTGGAAAACACCATCGCCAGGGCGTCTTTTGTTCCACATACTTTTGACAAAATAGTAGATCATGCCATGATATTACTCACATTACCTTCAGAGGGACATAAACCCATTGATAAATATATCAAAGGGCTTTTTACATCAGAAAGCTTTCTTAAAAACCTAAATATTTTAAAAGATTATTTACTCAAGTATCCTACGGCAACCTCACCTGAGATGAACACCAACGTACAATCAACCGCTATTGATAGTACTCAAAGCCAATATTTAAATGCACTGCAGGAGGCTATAGCACTCACTCAAACTATAACAAAAGTTTTAAGCCTATCGGACGAAAAAAAACGGATCAGGCAAGGGGAAATACTAGGCTCTACAAAAGTTGATAAAAAGCTTAAATATAAAATACTCCAGCAGCTCAGTACCTATGTCATGCAAAAAAACAACCCTGGGTATGCAAAAAAGGCCTTACAAAAAAAGGACAAATTACAACAAGCAAACCATTACCGAGAATTGTACATGCTCGAAAACATCCAACGATTTGGAGCAAAGCCCTCTATAGCATTAATGGGAAGCATTCATGCCCAGAATATAGAAAAGCACTTGGGAGGTTTTGAGCAAGCGTTGGCTAAAGGGTATATGGTAAATCATTACTTTGAAAACTTTGAAGAAATGGTCGCCTTACCGCAAGTATTCAAAGATATGGATCTAAAGTTTAAAGGGCAGCATCTAACTCTAAAGAGGCAGGAAGTTCAGTCTGGCTTTGATTTTAGCACCGACATCACTGACAAAGATATACCACGTGATGAGGTATACTATAAACAATATATTAAGCATCTAGAGAAGGAATCTGGCTTTGATTTTAGCACTGACATCACCAGCAGAGACTTATGA